A window of Rhizobium acidisoli contains these coding sequences:
- a CDS encoding leucyl aminopeptidase, translating into MSAKFEISFSKSAKLTGGLAILLKTTDADSAAGAETVDPAGVIAKAARIARFSAKSMSALDIVAPEGASVERIVVIGLGKAADLTAHDWLKAGGTAAARIKNTDKAAVFIDVPGLQTSARAAADFALGMLLRTYSFDTYKTKKNDDEEKAGKSVKVTIVTADPAGAKKAFSDSEAIAGGVNLARDLVNEPPNVLGPVEFAAKAKELEKLGVEVEILTEKEMRRFGMGALLGVAQGSVRPPRLAVMQWKGGKAKDRPVAFIGKGVVFDTGGISIKPAAGMEDMKGDMGGAAAVTGLMHVLASRKAAVNAVGVIGLVENMPDGNAQRPGDIVTSMSGQTIEVINTDAEGRLVLCDALWYCNDRFKPQFMINLATLTGAIVVALGNVHAGLFSNDDQLSAQLTEAGLSTNEKLWRMPLGKDYDKLIDSKFADMKNTGGRQAGSITAAHFIKRFVQDTPWAHLDIAGTAMGSPQDEINQSWGSGFGVRLLDELVRAHYES; encoded by the coding sequence ATGTCAGCAAAGTTCGAAATCTCATTCTCAAAATCGGCAAAGCTCACTGGCGGCCTGGCGATCCTGTTGAAGACCACGGACGCCGACAGCGCTGCGGGCGCCGAAACCGTCGATCCGGCAGGCGTGATCGCCAAGGCCGCTCGGATCGCCCGATTCTCCGCGAAATCCATGAGCGCGCTCGATATCGTCGCCCCGGAAGGCGCATCCGTCGAGCGCATCGTCGTCATCGGGCTGGGCAAGGCCGCCGACCTCACCGCCCATGATTGGCTGAAGGCCGGCGGTACCGCGGCAGCGAGAATCAAGAATACCGACAAGGCCGCCGTCTTCATCGACGTGCCTGGCCTTCAGACGAGCGCGCGGGCAGCCGCCGATTTCGCCCTCGGCATGCTGCTGCGCACCTATAGCTTCGATACCTACAAGACGAAGAAGAACGACGACGAGGAAAAGGCGGGCAAATCCGTCAAGGTGACGATCGTCACTGCCGATCCGGCCGGCGCCAAGAAGGCTTTTTCCGATTCCGAAGCGATCGCCGGCGGCGTCAATCTTGCCCGTGACCTCGTCAACGAGCCGCCGAACGTGCTGGGCCCCGTGGAGTTCGCCGCCAAGGCGAAGGAGCTGGAAAAGCTCGGCGTCGAAGTGGAAATCCTGACCGAGAAGGAAATGCGCCGCTTCGGCATGGGCGCCCTTCTCGGCGTCGCCCAGGGCTCCGTGCGTCCGCCGCGCCTGGCGGTGATGCAGTGGAAGGGCGGCAAAGCCAAGGATCGTCCCGTCGCCTTCATCGGCAAGGGTGTCGTCTTCGATACCGGCGGCATTTCGATCAAGCCGGCCGCCGGCATGGAGGACATGAAGGGCGATATGGGCGGCGCGGCAGCCGTCACCGGCCTCATGCATGTGCTCGCCTCGCGCAAGGCAGCCGTCAACGCCGTCGGCGTCATCGGCCTGGTCGAGAACATGCCTGACGGCAACGCCCAGCGCCCCGGCGATATCGTCACCTCGATGTCCGGCCAGACGATCGAGGTGATCAATACCGATGCCGAAGGCCGCCTCGTGCTCTGCGATGCGCTCTGGTATTGCAACGACCGTTTCAAGCCGCAGTTCATGATCAATCTCGCCACGCTGACCGGCGCCATCGTCGTGGCGCTCGGAAACGTGCATGCCGGCCTGTTTTCCAATGACGACCAGCTTTCCGCTCAGTTGACGGAAGCCGGCCTTTCCACAAACGAGAAGCTCTGGCGCATGCCCCTCGGCAAGGACTACGACAAGCTGATCGACAGCAAGTTCGCCGACATGAAGAACACCGGCGGCCGGCAGGCCGGCTCGATCACCGCTGCGCATTTCATCAAGCGCTTCGTACAGGACACGCCCTGGGCGCATCTCGACATCGCCGGCACTGCGATGGGCTCGCCGCAGGACGAGATCAACCAGTCCTGGGGTTCCGGTTTTGGCGTGCGCTTGCTCGACGAGCTCGTTCGCGCCCATTATGAATCCTGA
- a CDS encoding peptidylprolyl isomerase yields MIDAKRAITKFLAGAALALLTGVAAPALAASEVKAVVNGTAITSGDVAKRQAFMRLQHTKADAKAAEEQLIDETLKRQEVSRVHMSVSQQDVDASFARFSAGNKLSVEQMSQILDRAGVGVDHFKGFIAVQMSWPRVVNARYGSTSRLSNYDLVSRMMQNNKQKPVTTEYMLQQIIFVIPQAKRNAITGKRKGEAEASRSKFPGCDQAKVFAATMRDVSVRDLGRMLAPEIPPDWKPLVEQAKGNTTGTRVTDKGVEYLAICSQRQVSDDQAAEMVFRQEDLGKAKGGKDASPENENSKKYLDELRKKAQIAYR; encoded by the coding sequence ATGATTGACGCGAAAAGAGCCATAACCAAGTTCCTTGCCGGGGCAGCGCTTGCCTTGCTGACGGGGGTTGCCGCTCCGGCACTTGCCGCAAGCGAGGTCAAGGCCGTGGTGAACGGCACCGCCATCACAAGCGGCGACGTCGCCAAGCGCCAGGCTTTCATGCGCCTTCAGCACACGAAGGCCGACGCCAAGGCTGCCGAGGAGCAATTGATCGACGAAACGCTCAAGCGGCAGGAGGTCTCCCGCGTCCACATGTCGGTCTCGCAGCAGGACGTCGATGCGTCTTTCGCGCGCTTTTCGGCCGGCAACAAACTTTCCGTCGAGCAGATGTCGCAGATCCTCGATCGCGCCGGCGTTGGCGTCGACCATTTCAAGGGTTTCATCGCCGTGCAGATGAGCTGGCCGCGGGTCGTCAACGCGCGCTACGGTTCGACCTCGCGGCTGTCGAACTATGATCTCGTTTCGCGCATGATGCAGAACAACAAGCAGAAGCCGGTGACGACCGAATATATGCTGCAGCAGATCATCTTCGTCATTCCGCAAGCCAAGCGCAACGCCATCACCGGCAAGCGCAAGGGCGAGGCCGAGGCATCGCGCTCGAAATTTCCGGGCTGCGACCAGGCAAAGGTCTTTGCGGCGACGATGCGCGACGTTTCCGTGCGCGATCTCGGCCGTATGCTCGCGCCCGAAATCCCGCCGGATTGGAAGCCGCTGGTCGAACAGGCCAAGGGCAATACGACAGGGACCCGTGTCACCGATAAGGGCGTCGAATATCTGGCGATCTGCAGCCAGCGCCAGGTTTCCGACGACCAGGCTGCCGAAATGGTCTTCCGCCAGGAAGATCTCGGCAAGGCCAAGGGTGGCAAGGACGCCAGCCCGGAAAACGAAAACAGCAAGAAGTACCTGGATGAACTGCGCAAAAAGGCGCAGATCGCCTATCGCTGA
- a CDS encoding DNA polymerase III subunit chi has product MTDVLFYHLTETRLEDALPPLIDKSVERGWRVAVQTREPARRDALDAHLWTFREESFLPHGTDEGDFAENQPVLLTVTSGNANAATVRFIIDGAEPPPLDAYERVVFMFDGHDQAQLEAARAQWKKLKGEGHNLTYWQQTPEGRWEKKA; this is encoded by the coding sequence ATGACGGACGTTCTCTTTTATCATCTGACCGAAACCAGGCTGGAAGACGCGCTTCCGCCGCTGATCGACAAAAGCGTCGAGCGCGGCTGGCGCGTCGCCGTCCAGACGCGCGAGCCGGCGCGGCGCGATGCTCTCGACGCGCATCTCTGGACGTTCCGTGAGGAGAGTTTTCTGCCGCACGGCACCGACGAGGGCGATTTCGCCGAAAACCAGCCGGTGCTTTTGACCGTGACATCAGGCAATGCCAATGCGGCGACCGTGCGTTTCATCATCGACGGCGCCGAGCCGCCGCCGCTCGATGCCTATGAACGCGTCGTCTTCATGTTCGATGGTCACGACCAAGCGCAACTGGAGGCCGCCCGGGCGCAATGGAAGAAGCTGAAAGGCGAGGGGCATAACCTCACCTATTGGCAGCAGACGCCGGAAGGGCGATGGGAGAAGAAGGCCTGA
- the lptG gene encoding LPS export ABC transporter permease LptG, which yields MMFGTLSRYFFRRYLVTMGWFLIGVSAISFLLDFSETAGRMSGLPGYTIGGGILMTAVRLPLILQQTVPFIALFVGMTVLIGLNRKYELVVTRAAGISVWQFMFPFIAGSLILGLLTMTALNPLAAWGQRQALLVESDWRGENAVLRKAPQIPWLRQISGRDDVIIGAHTVQENGTKLIDAVLIHFDSSGQVILRQDAATAKLEDGYWQLNNVVERKPGEIPMRKASVQLRTNLKQDFVQERLTAPETIGFFDLSNRIAAAKSFGISTKALETQFNSLLSQPLLLVAMTFIAATVSLKFSRFNQSRSVILGGILSGFMLYVITVLVKAFGSSGVVPPFVATWIPVIVALALGATILLHQEDG from the coding sequence ATGATGTTCGGGACATTGTCGCGTTATTTCTTTCGCCGCTACCTGGTGACGATGGGCTGGTTCCTGATCGGCGTCTCGGCGATTTCCTTCCTGCTTGATTTCAGCGAGACGGCGGGCCGCATGTCCGGCCTGCCCGGCTACACGATCGGCGGCGGCATCCTGATGACCGCCGTGCGCCTGCCGCTGATCCTGCAGCAGACGGTGCCTTTCATCGCGCTCTTCGTCGGCATGACGGTGCTGATCGGGCTCAACCGCAAATATGAGCTGGTCGTCACCCGCGCAGCCGGCATTTCGGTCTGGCAGTTCATGTTCCCCTTCATCGCCGGCTCGCTGATACTGGGCCTGCTGACTATGACGGCGCTCAACCCCTTGGCCGCCTGGGGGCAGCGCCAGGCGCTGCTCGTCGAATCCGACTGGCGCGGCGAAAACGCCGTTCTGCGCAAGGCGCCGCAGATTCCGTGGCTGCGCCAGATCAGTGGCCGGGACGATGTCATCATCGGCGCCCACACGGTTCAGGAGAACGGAACCAAGCTGATCGACGCCGTGTTGATCCATTTCGATTCAAGCGGTCAGGTCATTCTGAGACAGGACGCCGCGACGGCAAAATTGGAAGATGGTTACTGGCAACTTAACAACGTTGTCGAGCGCAAGCCTGGCGAAATCCCGATGCGTAAAGCTTCGGTTCAACTTCGCACCAATCTGAAACAGGACTTCGTCCAGGAGCGGCTGACAGCGCCGGAAACAATTGGTTTCTTTGACCTTTCCAACCGTATTGCCGCGGCCAAATCGTTCGGCATCTCGACCAAGGCGCTGGAGACGCAATTCAACTCCCTGTTGTCCCAGCCGCTGCTGCTGGTGGCCATGACTTTCATTGCTGCAACAGTGTCCCTAAAATTTAGCCGGTTCAACCAATCCCGCTCCGTGATTCTGGGTGGCATCCTCTCGGGCTTCATGCTTTATGTCATCACCGTGCTTGTAAAGGCATTCGGAAGCAGTGGAGTTGTGCCCCCCTTCGTGGCGACGTGGATACCGGTGATCGTCGCGCTGGCCTTGGGTGCGACTATTCTGCTTCATCAGGAGGACGGCTAG
- the lptF gene encoding LPS export ABC transporter permease LptF — protein sequence MKLLETYILRRVGQMFLVALLPVLAIIWTTQVLQRINLVTDSGQSIGSFAKLATMILPSIIPVVLPFALVIAITQTLTTMNNDSELTVIDAAGARRSVLIRPILLLAAVVSVFSFFVDNVVEPRAKTVVRQMIAETYADLLSSVIEEKTFRKLDEGLYVQISKRMAGRMLKGLFVADERDPAYELIYYAKEGAVDDTGTTLIMHEGEVHRKTPDGNVSVINFDSYSFDLSDMTENRGQATLRASDRDLWFLLNPDPADKDYTIRPQSYRAELHRRLTDWILPVVFALFSLAIAGDARSHREARLHPMVSALAYAFALRWAAFYAANQIDTDPEYIVALYAIPIVSSIISIVFLGLHKRLAVPSFIRDRMSSFWRRTQERLLAATGRAGGDAAQ from the coding sequence ATGAAACTACTCGAGACATACATATTACGGCGCGTCGGCCAGATGTTTCTCGTGGCGCTCCTGCCCGTTCTGGCGATCATTTGGACGACTCAGGTTTTGCAGCGCATCAACCTGGTGACCGACAGCGGCCAGTCGATCGGCTCGTTCGCCAAGCTCGCGACGATGATTCTGCCGTCGATCATTCCCGTTGTCCTGCCCTTCGCCCTCGTTATCGCGATCACCCAGACGCTGACGACGATGAACAACGATTCCGAGCTCACCGTCATCGACGCGGCCGGGGCGCGGCGCAGCGTGCTGATCCGCCCGATCCTGCTGCTTGCCGCCGTCGTCAGCGTCTTTTCCTTCTTCGTCGACAACGTCGTCGAGCCGCGCGCCAAAACCGTCGTGCGCCAGATGATCGCCGAGACCTATGCCGACCTCTTGTCTTCGGTGATCGAAGAAAAGACCTTCCGCAAGCTTGATGAAGGCCTTTATGTGCAGATCTCGAAGCGGATGGCCGGCCGCATGCTGAAGGGCCTTTTCGTCGCCGACGAGCGCGACCCGGCCTATGAGCTGATCTATTATGCGAAGGAAGGCGCCGTCGACGATACCGGCACGACGCTGATCATGCATGAGGGTGAGGTGCACCGCAAAACGCCCGACGGCAACGTCTCGGTGATCAATTTCGATTCCTATTCCTTCGACCTCTCCGACATGACGGAGAATCGCGGCCAGGCGACGCTGCGCGCCAGCGACCGTGACCTGTGGTTCCTGCTCAATCCGGATCCGGCCGACAAGGACTATACGATCCGGCCGCAAAGCTACCGCGCCGAACTGCATCGCCGGCTGACGGACTGGATCCTGCCTGTCGTCTTCGCGCTGTTTTCGCTGGCAATCGCCGGCGATGCGCGCTCGCACCGCGAAGCGCGGCTGCATCCGATGGTGAGCGCGCTCGCCTATGCCTTCGCGCTGCGATGGGCGGCATTCTACGCGGCCAATCAGATCGACACCGATCCTGAATATATCGTCGCTCTCTATGCCATACCGATCGTCAGCAGCATCATCTCGATCGTCTTCCTCGGCCTGCACAAACGACTGGCCGTACCGTCGTTCATTCGCGACCGGATGTCGTCTTTCTGGAGACGGACGCAGGAACGGCTGCTTGCCGCGACCGGCAGGGCCGGCGGAGACGCCGCCCAATGA
- a CDS encoding phosphatase PAP2 family protein, whose translation MTVFSKNRPQGPIIRLPKTTFGAFMLLFWTWWALLIVFRAFPGIDIYFSQLFFLRTECDAAAAAGSICGGFPYRDSGNFDLLRTVFFRLPYVVAIVMVWKLIECHQQHGATFNAERARKLKVALGTLLIGPVLLVNVILKEHWGRPRPIQTDIFGGALHFVEAGSLAGKCVSNCSFISGEAASAGWLFCLLLFVPKSLRYAVAAPLAAVSILTPAMRLSFGAHYLSDVVLGWVSSLVVFAALLALTESQQHQKNSEN comes from the coding sequence TTGACAGTTTTTTCCAAAAATCGCCCGCAGGGTCCGATAATCCGCCTGCCGAAAACGACTTTCGGCGCCTTCATGCTGCTGTTCTGGACGTGGTGGGCACTGCTGATCGTCTTCCGCGCCTTCCCCGGGATAGACATCTATTTTTCCCAGCTTTTTTTCTTGCGTACAGAGTGCGACGCGGCTGCCGCGGCCGGCAGCATCTGCGGCGGCTTTCCCTATCGCGACTCGGGGAACTTCGACCTTCTACGCACCGTCTTCTTCCGCCTGCCCTATGTCGTGGCGATCGTGATGGTGTGGAAGCTCATCGAATGCCACCAGCAGCATGGCGCAACCTTCAACGCCGAACGGGCGCGCAAGCTGAAAGTCGCGCTCGGAACGCTGCTGATTGGACCGGTGCTGCTCGTCAATGTCATCCTGAAGGAACATTGGGGCCGGCCGCGGCCGATACAGACGGACATTTTCGGCGGCGCGCTGCATTTCGTCGAGGCGGGTTCGCTTGCCGGAAAATGCGTTTCGAACTGCTCTTTCATCTCTGGCGAGGCAGCAAGCGCCGGCTGGCTTTTCTGCCTTCTGCTCTTCGTTCCGAAATCCCTGCGTTATGCAGTGGCAGCACCGCTGGCGGCGGTCTCGATCCTGACGCCTGCGATGCGGCTATCTTTCGGGGCGCACTACCTTTCCGACGTCGTTCTCGGATGGGTTTCGTCGCTTGTCGTCTTCGCCGCGTTGCTGGCGTTAACCGAGTCGCAACAGCATCAAAAAAATTCTGAAAATTGA
- a CDS encoding Gfo/Idh/MocA family protein, whose amino-acid sequence MSPINLAIVGVGKIVRDQHLPSIAKNDDFKLVATASRHGTVEGINSYTTIEAMLDAEPSVDAVSLCMPPQYRYEAAYKALVAGKHVFLEKPPGATLSEVADLEALAAKQGASLFASWHSRYAPAVEAAKAFLASTTIKSVHVIWKEDVRHWHPNQDWIWQAGGLGVFDPGINALSIVTHILPRPIFITEAVLEFPENRDAPIASDIRFRDADGLPVHAEFDWRQTGKQSWDIVAETAAGQMVLAEGGAKLSIDGTLTFAEPEQEYPSLYRRFAEIIKAGTSDVDLAPLRHVADAFMLGKRKFVDAFHD is encoded by the coding sequence ATGTCTCCTATCAACCTCGCCATCGTCGGCGTCGGCAAGATCGTCCGCGACCAGCACCTCCCTTCCATCGCCAAGAACGACGATTTCAAGCTCGTCGCCACGGCAAGCCGCCATGGCACGGTCGAAGGCATCAACAGCTATACGACGATCGAGGCGATGCTCGACGCCGAACCGTCGGTCGACGCGGTCTCGCTCTGCATGCCTCCGCAATATCGCTACGAAGCGGCCTATAAGGCGCTCGTCGCCGGCAAGCACGTATTCCTGGAAAAGCCGCCGGGTGCCACGCTCAGCGAAGTGGCCGATCTCGAGGCGCTTGCCGCAAAACAGGGCGCGTCGCTGTTTGCCAGCTGGCATTCGCGCTATGCGCCGGCCGTCGAGGCCGCCAAGGCGTTTCTGGCTTCGACGACGATCAAAAGCGTGCATGTGATCTGGAAGGAAGATGTCCGCCACTGGCATCCGAACCAGGACTGGATCTGGCAGGCCGGCGGCCTCGGGGTTTTCGATCCCGGCATCAACGCGCTGTCGATCGTCACTCATATCCTGCCGCGGCCGATCTTCATCACCGAGGCCGTGCTCGAATTTCCCGAGAACCGCGACGCGCCGATCGCGTCCGACATTCGCTTCCGCGATGCCGACGGCCTGCCGGTTCATGCCGAATTCGACTGGCGCCAGACCGGCAAGCAGAGCTGGGATATCGTCGCGGAGACGGCAGCCGGCCAGATGGTTCTCGCCGAAGGCGGCGCCAAGCTTTCCATCGACGGCACGCTGACCTTCGCCGAGCCCGAGCAGGAATATCCCTCGCTCTATCGCCGCTTCGCCGAAATCATCAAGGCCGGCACGTCGGATGTCGATCTGGCGCCGCTGCGCCACGTCGCCGACGCCTTCATGCTCGGCAAGCGGAAATTCGTGGACGCGTTCCACGACTGA
- a CDS encoding LPS-assembly protein LptD, which yields MAAGDRKYFSKQLVALLVGATLCSYFGSVPVSYGQANTSAQDIGKNIPEGAKLLLSANELVYNRDADLVSAVGGVQINYAGYKMVAQKVEYNQKTGRMMALGNVELVSPDGNRIYADNLDVTDNFADGFLNSLRIETSDNTRIVAESGQRVGGTMMILNKGVYTACLPCAEDPKRAPFWQVKAKRVIQNGVTHTIRLERARFELLGYPIAFVPFIEVPDNTVKRKSGFLFPTMSLSQNLGFGLSIPYYYVISPSMDATVTTTGYTAQGFLVEGEFRQRFENGTHILRVAGIDQAKPDNFSSGTSDAEASRRGMVASKAEFRINPRWTFGWDVMVQSDNNFSKTYKLKDFTGTDRTNQIYLTGLGKRNYFDMRAFYFDVQDADRKNTAEKQQAIVYPALDYHYVAPQPLAGGELSADVNLTNISRTHDDFYTVDGFDRFRGLKGQTSRLTAELQWKRTYVTPTGLVITPLLAARGDAFALNMDNPTGYTGNYLDDNSATRSMFTAGLELRYPILMTTENSTHILEPIAQIYARPDEQLAGRLPNEDAQSFVFDATSLFDRDKFSGYDRVEGGTRANVGIQYTGTFDSGYKLHGIFGQSYQIAGQNSFATDDLVNVGADSGLETDRSDYVGLGGVETPYGVSVAASYRLDEKDFEFRRGDLTTAYQNDTFQTQVTYTHLSAQPAYGFAEDNDEIQTSSKVKFKDYWAIFGGIAWDLNNDVLSRRTLGLSYEDECTIFTIAYTDTRDSDDESASDWTIGARLTFRTLGDIKIGSNTLE from the coding sequence GTGGCGGCAGGCGACCGCAAGTATTTTAGTAAACAGTTGGTTGCCCTGCTCGTCGGCGCGACTCTATGTTCCTATTTCGGCAGTGTCCCGGTCTCCTACGGCCAGGCCAATACGTCCGCTCAAGATATCGGGAAGAATATTCCGGAAGGGGCCAAGCTTCTGCTTTCGGCCAATGAACTCGTCTACAACCGTGACGCCGATCTGGTGTCGGCGGTCGGTGGCGTGCAGATCAACTATGCCGGCTACAAAATGGTCGCACAGAAGGTCGAGTACAATCAGAAGACCGGCCGGATGATGGCGCTCGGCAATGTCGAGCTGGTCAGCCCGGACGGCAACCGCATCTATGCGGACAACCTTGACGTGACCGACAATTTCGCCGACGGGTTCCTGAACTCGCTGCGCATCGAAACCTCTGACAATACGCGTATCGTCGCCGAAAGCGGCCAGCGTGTCGGCGGCACGATGATGATTCTCAACAAGGGCGTCTACACCGCCTGCCTTCCCTGCGCCGAAGATCCGAAGCGCGCGCCTTTCTGGCAGGTCAAGGCGAAGCGGGTGATTCAAAACGGCGTGACCCACACGATCCGTCTGGAGCGGGCGCGCTTTGAGCTGCTCGGTTACCCCATTGCCTTCGTGCCGTTCATCGAGGTCCCCGACAATACGGTGAAGCGCAAGTCGGGCTTTCTCTTCCCGACGATGAGCCTGTCGCAGAATCTCGGCTTCGGTCTTTCTATTCCTTATTACTACGTGATCTCGCCGAGCATGGACGCGACGGTCACCACCACCGGCTACACCGCCCAGGGCTTCCTCGTCGAAGGCGAATTCCGCCAGCGCTTCGAAAACGGCACACATATCCTGCGCGTCGCCGGCATAGACCAGGCAAAGCCGGACAATTTCAGCTCCGGCACCAGCGATGCCGAAGCCAGTCGGCGTGGCATGGTCGCCTCGAAGGCCGAATTCCGTATCAATCCGCGCTGGACGTTCGGCTGGGACGTCATGGTGCAGAGCGACAACAATTTCTCGAAGACCTATAAGCTGAAGGACTTCACCGGCACGGATCGCACCAACCAGATCTACCTGACGGGACTTGGGAAACGTAATTATTTCGACATGCGGGCGTTCTATTTCGACGTCCAGGATGCCGATCGGAAGAACACGGCCGAAAAGCAGCAGGCGATCGTCTATCCGGCGCTCGACTACCACTATGTGGCGCCGCAGCCGCTGGCCGGCGGCGAATTGTCGGCTGATGTCAACCTGACGAATATTTCGCGTACCCATGACGACTTCTATACCGTCGACGGCTTCGACCGCTTCCGCGGCCTGAAGGGACAGACCTCTCGTCTGACGGCCGAACTGCAGTGGAAGCGCACCTACGTCACGCCGACCGGCCTGGTGATCACGCCGCTTCTGGCCGCCCGAGGCGACGCCTTCGCGCTCAACATGGACAACCCCACGGGTTACACCGGCAATTATCTCGACGACAATTCCGCCACCCGCTCGATGTTCACCGCCGGGCTGGAGCTGCGTTATCCGATCCTGATGACGACCGAGAACAGCACCCATATTCTCGAACCGATCGCGCAGATCTATGCCCGCCCCGACGAGCAACTCGCCGGCCGGCTGCCGAACGAGGATGCGCAGAGCTTCGTCTTCGACGCCACCTCGCTGTTCGATCGCGATAAGTTCTCCGGCTACGACCGCGTCGAGGGCGGCACCCGCGCCAATGTCGGCATCCAGTATACCGGGACGTTCGACAGCGGCTACAAACTGCACGGCATCTTCGGCCAATCCTATCAGATTGCCGGCCAGAACTCCTTTGCCACCGATGATCTCGTCAATGTCGGTGCGGATTCGGGCCTGGAAACCGACCGTTCCGATTATGTCGGCCTTGGCGGCGTCGAAACACCATACGGCGTTTCCGTCGCGGCCTCCTACCGCCTCGACGAGAAGGATTTCGAGTTCCGCCGCGGCGACCTGACGACGGCCTACCAGAACGATACCTTCCAGACGCAGGTGACCTACACCCATCTCAGCGCCCAGCCGGCCTATGGCTTTGCCGAGGACAACGACGAAATCCAGACCAGCAGCAAAGTCAAATTCAAGGATTATTGGGCGATCTTCGGCGGCATCGCCTGGGATCTGAACAATGATGTGCTCAGCCGCCGGACGCTCGGTCTCTCCTATGAGGACGAATGCACGATCTTCACGATCGCCTATACCGATACCCGGGACTCCGACGACGAGTCGGCCAGCGACTGGACGATCGGCGCAAGGCTGACCTTCCGGACGCTCGGTGACATCAAGATCGGTTCAAACACCCTTGAGTGA